GCCGATCATGTCGGTGGTGACGACCTGGTGGAAAAAATTCAGGGCGGGTGGTATGAATTCGACACCGCCATCGCCACTCCCGACATGATGGGTGTGGTCGGCAAGATCGGCCGTCTTCTCGGTCCGCGGGGCCTCATGCCCAACCCGAAAGTGGGGACCGTGACTTTCGAGGTCGGCAAGGCTGTCGAAGAGGCCAAGTCGGGCAAGGTCGCGTACCGGGTTGAAAAAGCCGGCATTGTCCATGCTCCGCTGGGAAAGGTGTCCTTCGAGCCGGTCAAGCTGCAGGAAAATCTGGTGGCACTTCTCGATGCACTGGTCAAGGCCAAGCCCCCCACCGCCAAGGGAACTTACCTGAAGAAGGTCTGCCTTTCCAGCACCATGGGACCCGGCGTGAGCTTGGATGTGCCCGGTCTGCAGGCCCTGGTCAAGTAAGTAACGAAAAGTTGGCTTTTTTCGCCAACTGCGATTT
This portion of the Syntrophotaleaceae bacterium genome encodes:
- the rplA gene encoding 50S ribosomal protein L1 → MSTGKLHKVAKAKVDRTRNYSVEEAIVLVKEAAHAKFDETVEVAVRLGVDPRKADQMVRGAVVLPNGLGKTVRVLVFAKGEKALEAKNAGADHVGGDDLVEKIQGGWYEFDTAIATPDMMGVVGKIGRLLGPRGLMPNPKVGTVTFEVGKAVEEAKSGKVAYRVEKAGIVHAPLGKVSFEPVKLQENLVALLDALVKAKPPTAKGTYLKKVCLSSTMGPGVSLDVPGLQALVK